From the genome of Miscanthus floridulus cultivar M001 chromosome 10, ASM1932011v1, whole genome shotgun sequence, one region includes:
- the LOC136490040 gene encoding uncharacterized protein codes for MENMGPRSQEMGEKALDLTGDRELRVREGREKFGCQLTSKYQGGQLLSSPFRHQLGGSPLPWFLAAAGEEEEEEEEKMDMLWEDFNEELASVPPLCPLSPVINKGALAMKEAAGWLCGDGDGDMVVVDPEKHGKHPRPQPQDGRVVRRRKWSLRLMLRLLKKLFLVKKSRNPRTAPAPISSDLI; via the exons ATGGAGAATATGGGCCCAAGATCGCAGGAGATGGGGGAAAAGGCGTTGGATCTTACCGGAGATAGGGAATTACGAGTTAGAGAAGGGAGGGAAAAATTTGGGTGCCAGTTGACTTCAAAATACCAAG GAGGGCAGCTTCTTTCATCACCATTCCGACACCAGCTCGGCGGCTCGCCTTTGCCGTGGTTCCTCGCCGCTgccggggaggaggaagaggaggaggaggagaagatggACATGCTGTGGGAGGACTTCAACGAGGAGCTCGCGAGCGTGCCGCCGCTGTGCCCGCTGAGCCCTGTGATCAACAAGGGAGCGCTGGCGATGAAGGAGGCGGCCGGCTGGCtctgcggcgacggcgacggcgacatgGTCGTCGTTGATCCAGAGAAGCACGGCAAGCATCCCCGCCCACAGCCACAGGACGGCAGGGTGGTCCGGCGCCGGAAGTGGAGCCTGAGGCTGATGCTCAGGCTCCTCAAGAAGCTGTTCCTGGTCAAGAAGTCCAGGAACCCGAGAACTGCACCTGCACCCATCTCATCTGATCTGATCTGA
- the LOC136490041 gene encoding B3 domain-containing protein Os11g0197600-like, whose protein sequence is MRGRPKKQQGTTSSAAALVKDRGSSKEKEKEKEKEVRKEKEKEARETGREPARGRPRRKGKETEMGGEGKEPAKEKQKKPQGKGKGKDKETEVIEVGEQNDRVKEKTGAEKNVCPQFFKVFFPEQSRERLKIPPMFHQHLKEQPTGPVFLKGPSGKKWQATLASESEVWSFEQGWKEFVTDHSLKKGYFLVFTYDGPSQFSVAVFSPSGIIDPAALDAKPTNEVVVKIEEDEGVQRDMDAGGASEVSILPTEEGNRLTGRRTRAMGGGTGASEIPPLPTEEGRGVTGKRTRAMSDLPADGNASKRHSTVAKKADKRRNQAGTSKDAATIVHNATFSLLNESKTFNKTQIRDKNVPRSGKFLLKTSRAPVVISQRRPVTEEEKDLALRKANEFKSKYPFTVQIMMESYVYVGFFMNIACEFVRESLPQTNKKLTLWDPLGKAWEVNYVYYSDRSVGAFSGGWGKFALGNNLEKFDVCIFELFKEDNIKVHIYRVVPEITPLLRARDRD, encoded by the exons ATGAGGGGCCGTCCCAAGAAGCAGCAGGGGACCACGAGCTCGGCTGCCGCGCTGGTTAAGGATAGGGGGAGCagcaaggagaaggagaaggagaaggagaaggaagtcagaaaggagaaggagaaggaggcgaGGGAAACCGGCAGGGAGCCGGCGAGGGGGAGGCCGAGACGCAAGGGGAAGGAGACGGAGATGGGTGGAGAGGGCAAGGAGCcagcgaaggagaagcagaagaagccccaggggaaggggaaggggaaggacaAGGAGACGGAGGTGATTGAAGTCGGCGAGCAGAATGACAGGGTGAAGGAGAAGACCGGCGCCGAGAAGAACGTCTGCCCACAGTTCTTCAAGGTCTTCTTCCCCGAGCAGTCGAGGGAGCGGTTG AAAATTCCACCCATGTTCCACCAGCACCTCAAGGAGCAGCCTACTGGACCGGTTTTCCTGAAGGGTCCTAGTGGCAAGAAATGGCAGGCAACACTTGCTTCAGAGTCCGAAGTGTGGTCTTTTGAACAGGGATGGAAGGAATTCGTCACGGATCACTCCCTCAAGAAAGGTTACTTCTTGGTTTTCACATATGATGGGCCCTCTCAGTTCTCCGTGGCGGTGTTCTCTCCGTCAGGCATCATCGACCCAGCAGCCTTGGATGCAAAGCCAACGAATGAGGTAGTCGTTAAGATTGAAGAGGATGAAGGCGTCCAAAGGGACATGGATGCAGGTGGCGCCTCTGAGGTATCAATTCTCCCCACAGAAGAGGGCAATAGACTAACTGGAAGGAGAACAAGAGCAATGGGTGGTGGCACTGGCGCCTCTGAGATACCACCTCTCCCCACAGAAGAGGGCCGTGGAGTAACAGGGAAGAGAACAAGAGCAATGAGTGATCTCCCAGCAGATGGCAATGCATCAAAGAGGCACTCTACTGTCGCAAAGAAAGCTgacaagaggaggaatcaagctGGCACTTCAAAGGATGCGGCGACAATTGTTCACA ATGCCACCTTCAGTTTGTTGAACGAATCTAAGACTTTCAACAAGACTCAGATCAGAGATAAGAATGTGCCTAGGAGTGGTAAAT TCCTTTTGAAGACCAGCAGGGCACCAGTTGTGATATCTCAAAGGCGCCCAGTAACTGAAGAAGAGAAAGACCTTGCTCTTAGAAAGGCAAATGAATTTAAGTCAAAGTATCCTTTCACCGTGCAAATAATGATGGAATCTTATGTCTATGTGGGATTTTTCATG AACATCGCTTGCGAATTTGTCAGAGAGTCACTTCCCCAGACAAACAAGAAGTTAACGCTCTGGGATCCCCTAGGGAAGGCTTGGGAAGTTAACTATGTTTACTACAGTGACCGCTCTGTTGGCGCTTTCAGTGGTGGCTGGGGTAAATTTGCTCTAGGAAACAATCTGGAGAAGTTTGATGTCTGCATCTTTGAGCTTTTCAAGGAGGACAACATAAAAGTGCACATATACAGGGTTGTCCCGGAGATAACTCCGCTCCTCCGTGCCAGAGACAGAGACTAG